A window of [Clostridium] innocuum genomic DNA:
CAGATGCGGATTATAAAGCAGAGCTGCCTATCCCACAGGGCTGCTGGAAGGATTTTCTGCGTGGCACGACATACAGAAGTGAAGGCGGAAGCCTGCAGCTTACCATTCCCGCAAAGAGCTCCTGCATTCTGTACAAGGATAACGAGAGTGAACAGACTGTGACAGAAGATTGCAGTATTCCGTACGGGGAAGCCCGGGACCTGATGGAGGAAGAACAATCAGCGGTATACGCAGTACCAATTTTTGTAAAGCCGTTAAAGGAAGCAGAGGGTCTTCCGGTGGAAGGCATGGAAGTAAAGCCTGGAAAATACCGCCATTTCAAAGGAAAATGCTACAGCGTGCTGTATGTGGCAACACACAGTGAAACGCTGGAGCGCTATGTTGTATACCGGCAGCTATATGGCAACGAGGAGGTCTGGATACGCCCTCTTGCTATGTTTTGTGAGAGCATTCTGGTTGATGGCGTACTGACACCACGCTTCACCTATATCGGAAAATAAGAGGAAAAAATCACCATAAAGAAAAAGACTTATCCATGGAAGCAGGCTGTTCTGCACTTATCGCATACAGCGATTGTTTCCGGATAAGTCTTTTATTATAGTAAAGCCTTTTTCATGTTTCTGAAGTTAATCCCTGTCTTTTTACACGGTTGTCTGCATAGTCAGCCTCACAACGCCTGCACATAGGCCTGTATAACAGCGTGAATCTGCTCGGACTGCAGCATCGCACTGCTCTCGTTCATCAAAGTGGTTACAGCATCCAGGCCGAGAGGAAGACTGCGCCGCATGCGGTATGCAAACGGCTTTGGAAACAGATGCAGCTGCTTTGCAATCGATCCGATAAGCAGGAACCGGCAATTTTTCTCAACAAAGGACTGCATTGCGCTGGCTTTTGCTGGATAATGATAAAACAACACCTCATGCAGATAGGTATGCAGGCGTTGTGCAAGGCGCAGACGCTGTCTTTTCCCGTGCAGCATGCTGGCAAGTGTATGCTGGCACAGAATGCGATCCTCCTCCATATCCTGTATATCATCTGCCACCTGTAAAAGAAAACCGTAGGCGATACAGAAAAATGCTTCTTTTTCAGAAAGGTCTCCATCCATCAGATAGCCGTCAGCCAAAACAGAGGCTCCCCCCTTGTATATGGATATCCTTCGTATTTCTTCTTCACAAAGTCTGCTATCCTGCTGTACGGACAAGATCTGGCCCTCCTGAATGCGCAGAAGTGCATCATACACATCCGGAAACTGTTGGCGGGGAAAAGTATCCTCAATCATGGAAACAAGGGCATCTACCTGACGATACAGGTCTGCATCCATCGGCCTCTGTTCCCCCTTCAGACGTTCGCTCAGCCAGCTGTTAAACGCCTTTTTCCGTTGTTTGTCGATAGCAGGGTCATCCAGAAAATTATCGGTATACGGATACAGCATACTGTAGGCGAAGATCGCCTTGTGATAGCACAGCTTCCGCTCCAGCATACATTCCAGCAGCAAAATGATCCAGACATTCCGCATTGCCTGCATGATATCATCCAGCTCAAGCGCAGTATCAAAGCACATGGCATCCCGAACGAACTGCTTGGTAATGGATAGGAATTCCTCCTGAACCGCAGGCTTTAACACTGCGAAATTCAGAACGGATTCACTGCGAAGCAAAGCAAGAACACGTCTGTCCATTTCCGTTTTCCACCCTGTATCCTCCAAATTTTCTGCAGCATGCTGTAAAAACGTTTCCCAGTCTGCTTTCAGCGCTACCGCTTTCCTCCTGTTTTCTTTTTGTACCTGTTTTTTCACAGGACTTAGCCTTAATCTGGTACAGCGGCAGTTGAGCCACAGTCTGTCACACTCCCTGACCAGCTCCTCGAAGCTACTCATCCTTCAAACTGCAGATCGATATCCCCCATACTGCTGTGTAGCTGAAGGTAGTTGTCACTCGATCGATTTCCTTCCTCTGCATCACATGACAGCTCCCATTCCCGGTTTTGGATCTGTGTATCTCCCATTGTATTTTTAACCCTGTAGCGATAATCCTTCTGATCTCCGCGAACATGAATCGTGATATCACCCATGCTGCTTTTCACTACGCTGTTTCCATAAAGCTGTCCATCCACCTCAATATCTCCGGCAGATTGCGCAATCGCCAAATCTTTGGAAACGATATGTTCCAGCGTAATATCCCCCAGCTTTTCTTCTATGGTGATATGCTTTGCGGACAGGTTTTTCAGCTGAATGTCACCAAGCTTATCTTCAACGTATATTCGCTCATACTGCTTATCCTTCAACGTAACTATAATCGTATCATTTCGATTCCGATTCCCTTTGCTTATATCCGGATTGTCTACGGTAACCGTTACATTGCCCTTCTCCTGTTTGATGTTCACTTTTTCCTTGCGAATATCGAGGAATGTAATTTTATTTTCCTTTCCCCGTTCAATCCGGACATCTCCCAGACTGACGTCAAGTGACAGCGATTCCACTTCCTGCAGCGACTGATCCCAGCGCTCCTTATAGCTGTGCTTCTCCTCCTCCCAGGATGTAAAATCAAAGCTATCTCCCAACTGTATACCGAAGCTTCCGTTAAACGGCCACCAGTCTACCGTATCCTTGTCAACATGCAGATAGCGCAAATCGCCACCCTTTGCGATCCCCACACCAATACATAAGGATCCCAATACCATCAAAACTACAGACACCACAACCAGTGTACGTATCCCTCTATGCGTTTTCATGCCGTTTTCCTCCCTGTGCCTTATGATACAGCCGTGTCAGTGCATTGGTAAACGCAGGCAGCACGGTACGAATGAGTGAAAAAAACAAAATAGAAAGCAGTAAGCCCAAACCAATACATAAAAATCCGCCACCTGCCGCAATCCATGCATTGGATGGCGTATGGTAGTTTGTAACAGCACTTGCCATCAGAGGTATCCCTGTAATCAATATAGAGGCAAAGGATACAATACCGGCTACGCCCAATGCAAATACGGTAATCACAAGTGCAAACATTACGGCAATAGCCGCAAACAGAAGCGGAAGAGCAATCGGCAGGGCACAGATACCAAGAATGATCATCCCTGCATTTTTCAATGAGCTGTTTGGATTATTTCCTCTGCGATAGTTTCGATGCTGCTGTTCCTGACGTATGGACCTCTCTGCCTTCAGCTGCGCTGCAAACTGTGCCGGTGTCCCTAAATCATCTATGACCTGCTGGTCATTCCCATCCCCTGCTTCTTCAAAATATTCTTCACAATACGAAACTGCATCCTCCACCTCAGATGGTGAAAAATTCGCAAGCCTTCGCTTCAGTTCCGCTATATACTCAGCCTTCTTCATGTTCTTTTCCTCCCTCCAGAATACCACTGATTTTTGTTGAGAATGCCTTCCATTCCTCAACATACTCCCTATATTTATTTCTTCCTGCATCTGTCAATCGGTAATATCTTCGATTTCTGCCCATATGCTGCTGGTCATAGGTTTCCAGATAGCCTTCTCTCATGAGTCTTCGCAGAACAGGATACAGTGTTGACTCACTCACACTCATCACAACCTTTACCTCCTGCGTTAGACGATATCCATAGGTATCCTCCTTGTGCAGCGTTGCCAGCACACAGGCGTCCAGCAATGCAGAGCCAAGCTGAAATGTCATATACATCACCTTTCTTCAATAATATTATACGCCATATAATATTGTAATGCAATCATATATCATAGGAAAGATCAAATAAATGTAACAGCCTGTATCCGCAGCATGCTTTATATACAAAAAGCCGGGATGAATGAACTCCGGCTTTTTTCCTATGGCAGCAAATAACCGCTGCATTTTTTTCCTTTACAGAACAGAAGATTTCCGGATAATCAAAGTACGGGACAAGTTCTGCATGAAAAACCACCCTGCCTGCGACACCTTCAATTCTTCCTGACGCTACCTGTTTCCACCAGCAGCACAGATGCATTATGTTCTCCGCTTCATCTCCAGCATTTCCGCATAATGCTTTACATTAAAAGCCGCAGGGGCATTCTTTTTTAGCAGCTGCAGGTGTTCCTGTTCCTTCCTCATGGACATTAGATTTACAGAATTCACTTGTTCGATCTGTTTCTGTGTGAAATATGTTATTTTCTATACACCTTTTTGCACTGTACACTAACTATTCACATGTATAAACCCTTTTAGTACCCAAAACGGACAATGTAAAATAATTTTGATAGACTTTTTTCCCTAAAGTGACATGATGTATCCGAAAGGAGTACATGCATATGGAGATAGGAAAAAAATTAAAGGAAGCTCGTATCAATTCCGGACTGACACAGGAACAGGTGGCTGAAGATATTAAAGTTACGAGGCAGACAATCTCAAATTGGGAGAATGAAAGATCGTATCCGGATATCATGAACGTTATTGATCTGAGTAATCTTTATTCTCTTAGTCTTGATGATTTATTAAAAGGTGATGATAAAATGATTGAGCATTTAGAAGAAAATACGAATATCGTGAAAAGCAATCGTAAGCTGATAGCCGCTATTATGATCAATGTTTTGCTTGTGATACTCCTTGTGGCCTTCAATATGTTCCTGCGGGATAATCAATATTATTTGATAGGTGTCTTCTGCTTTGCTATCATCAGCTCTGCTGCTTTACTTTATCAGATTATAAAAAAATTATAGGAGGAAAATATGGAAACAAAAATGATGATTTCAGCAGTTATCAGTGGTGCTGTTCTTATTGTAGGAGCATTGGAAATGAT
This region includes:
- a CDS encoding DUF4097 domain-containing protein translates to MKTHRGIRTLVVVSVVLMVLGSLCIGVGIAKGGDLRYLHVDKDTVDWWPFNGSFGIQLGDSFDFTSWEEEKHSYKERWDQSLQEVESLSLDVSLGDVRIERGKENKITFLDIRKEKVNIKQEKGNVTVTVDNPDISKGNRNRNDTIIVTLKDKQYERIYVEDKLGDIQLKNLSAKHITIEEKLGDITLEHIVSKDLAIAQSAGDIEVDGQLYGNSVVKSSMGDITIHVRGDQKDYRYRVKNTMGDTQIQNREWELSCDAEEGNRSSDNYLQLHSSMGDIDLQFEG
- a CDS encoding DUF1700 domain-containing protein, which produces MKKAEYIAELKRRLANFSPSEVEDAVSYCEEYFEEAGDGNDQQVIDDLGTPAQFAAQLKAERSIRQEQQHRNYRRGNNPNSSLKNAGMIILGICALPIALPLLFAAIAVMFALVITVFALGVAGIVSFASILITGIPLMASAVTNYHTPSNAWIAAGGGFLCIGLGLLLSILFFSLIRTVLPAFTNALTRLYHKAQGGKRHENA
- a CDS encoding helix-turn-helix transcriptional regulator; the protein is MTFQLGSALLDACVLATLHKEDTYGYRLTQEVKVVMSVSESTLYPVLRRLMREGYLETYDQQHMGRNRRYYRLTDAGRNKYREYVEEWKAFSTKISGILEGGKEHEEG
- a CDS encoding helix-turn-helix transcriptional regulator; protein product: MEIGKKLKEARINSGLTQEQVAEDIKVTRQTISNWENERSYPDIMNVIDLSNLYSLSLDDLLKGDDKMIEHLEENTNIVKSNRKLIAAIMINVLLVILLVAFNMFLRDNQYYLIGVFCFAIISSAALLYQIIKKL